GAGCATTTTCGGGATTTGactcaaaatcaaggtaagactcagttttcaatTTCGTtatagtagttttgtagagaatggaatggtgagtatgttttgtactgtgatttataggttttggaaactcggtttgttgtttaggagccgtagagttcgagttttggatatttggggaaaggtaaggggattttgtttatatcgtttattttcaaaatcggacttggtagaactgtggttcacggtcctgtgtgtgtctTGGTTACTCATTTGAaaaaatctaacgggtaaaattatgggttttgcatattatagttttgggaaaaagggggcattgggttgcatctctggtttcgttggagaaccgtggatatattgtgatatatattatgttatggggatgactgtgccttgacttgatttaaactgtattttgaaaatcatgattgttgagattaccaaatgagagTGGATTGATTGGTTATATAAACATGCATATGTTgtggttattttttaaatgagatataggaacaggGTTCCAAATTGTTTCAGGTTATGAAAGAGTGTCTggttctatatctgagggtgtgaaatatcacctgccaatgattggcaagagtgtccgactctatatccgaggacgtGAGCCTTACCAgctaatcaccgaagggtgtggatccactagttgtactggtacgatgccatgggagcctggggttacGCCATGTGccgggacgccgtgtaatgcgggtcGGCTTCGGGCCAaatgggtgtgatgacaccgggttacttgatcacgtgtgtgtgtgtgatgagcactatactggaactgttttgtgaaaatactgaaattgtattgaactgtgtatgttttatgtaatgataacactcatatactacacactgatataacctggatctgccttactgagaggtgtctcacccctatcgtacgtacatgtttttcaggtctttcgagtaaccggaactagtgtcttTGTGTTGGGAGCGTAATAGTCGGTGTACAGcgagaagtacttgtgtaagtactaggactttatcggattgtcattttgggttttggctgacactgagtttatgttttgtattatggagcgtagactccttttgtatagaatctggtatggtacaatgtatgtatagaaagaacagttTTCGCTGCTTATTTGTCAGATatgtggatgtgtatagggtgtacgagaACTCCACGGGGTCAAACCCTCATTCTTTATGTTGTATCATTAATGTTTGGTATggtacagggacaagttaggttactaattcacccctgtgTTCCATTACctggttcggggcgtgacagaaaAGTTTCAATTAATGAGTAAAATCATAAAACATTCCTTATACAATTTGTTGAGCCCAAATTTTAGTTCACATGCTTTTACTCAATACAATTAAGAACTAACTAATTTTTAGTCACTTTAAAAAggttcacacacacacactgataTGAGATAAATGTTTACAATAGACTGTTGAAGGAGAAAACAAAtcttaataataattttacatTTCAAactactttttttaaaaatatttttcaaatactacATTTGTAAGCAAACAGTAAACATTGAAacaacgcaattcattaacaacccCTCTattaacattgtgtgtttagcaagggaggcaagtaaaCTAAACACGTTGATAATAGCTaatgagttttacaagattgatgaacactcaccatCTCCTAAAGAGTTTTATATGCAAATCTCATCCTAACAttaagaaacatcaaagtgaccgaggagtcatactactTTATTTGGCATACAAAAAAATTACTATTAGAAGATAAACTTATACTAATATTTACATGATAGAAACTCATCAAAAAtgcacgagataagcggtcatagtcAAGCATAATACCctcaacaaaatatttattaaaagacaaaaaaataatttcaagttGAAAATAAGTCAAATTggattatatttaatttaattttttatttttctcagaAATGGCTctaaaaaaatggaataaatctaaggttattattttataattttctttttttgtgatatttgaagactaaagaaaaaatggaaggaaaaaAATACATAGATTTGTAGAACTTATAAGTTGGTGTGTATGCGGAGCACACGATCATTatccaaccctaaaccccaacaaTTCTCATCGTCTCATTTCTTACAACACTCCCCACTCTCAGCCGCTCGCTTACTCGCTCTCTCGCGCCTCTCACCCGTAACCTATCTCCTCCGCGCACGGCCGCCTACTACCGGCATCTCTTCCGAGCAAGCCCCTAACATCTCATTGCCGGCACTGCGTTGGCGGCCACCACTTCATCACCTGCCTGGTATTGTTTTGAATCTGCCCCACCTTCTGTGTCACCTTCTTTCTTTTTTCGGTTAAACCCTTTCCAGATTGGTTCGTAGCGAGTTTTGAATTCTTGGTATATTTTATTCACGGTGTGCGTGTTCTTCTTCTTAAAGACGATTTTGTCTATGGATGCTAGCGGAAAGGAAAATTAAAATGCATGGGAGCACATGAATATTGGGGGTTTTGAGGGTTTAAGAATAAGAAGCGAGTTGAAGGGGCGAATATGTTTGCAAATTGCAACGCATAGAAATTGTGATTCTACTTGAAGTAAATGAGAGCACATGAATATTTAAGACCTTCATCTAAACATTTGCTTCAATCTTTTTCATGTGCAAGGGTTAACATTACTTCCACGCTCAGTTGCCTAATAATACTACAACATACATTGTCTAGCTTTTGCCAAAGCAATAAAATTCTTATAGGTAGACAAAACTTGTTTCTTTAATCAAACTTGTTTGCCTGATTAGCTTGTTTGATTGACTTTACGGGCATAATCGAGCTCTTACTGAGGTGAACTTGGAGCTGCTCATAATCGATTTGGATCATTTGTATCCCTGTTGGaaaatatattattctaattTACTATAACAGACTGCGAAGTACAGGATGCTTTCTATGAGTTCAAATatgaaaccaaaaccctaatttcttCCTATTTCCTTATTCTGTTCTCGCGAACAAGCAATTTCCGACAACAAGGAGAGATAATATCTTTTTGTTGGATAGCCCCTTGTTGCTAAACTGACAAAACTGAACCCCACACCTCAGCTTGACTATCAGTTTGAGCTTGTTCTTCATTGACACAAGGTGTTTTCGTCTTTCTCTGTAGATATTGAATAATATGTGATGGTTGGTCAGCTTTTTGACTGATTTTAGAATTCTTTAAATCCTCTGGCTTTGACTTGTTCAGTTGTAAAATTTTTTGGTTTTGCGATTCTTTCTTAAAAAATTTGTGTTCCCAATCTCTTCATGCATccttttttaaaactttttttttgcagtcttatatatttttttgatgttttaaaactttATGACAACATAAAATGACGGCAGGGATAATTGCTTGAAAATGAATAAAGAGAGGCTGATGAAGATGGCTGGTGCTGTTCGCACTGGAGGAAAAGGGACAATGCGAAGGTATGATGTCCCCTCTATACAATTTCATAGCGTGGGTTGGTGAGACACCTTTTTGTAATGGAGATAAGTAGAGGTTCATGTTTTTTATGCTTTGATATCACATTTTGTCAACTATTCTTGTTGAGTATTATTTAGACATATATGATGTCAGGTTAAAATCTTATTTCCTTCCAATTTTAGAAAGAAGAAGGCTGTTCACAAAACAACAACTACAGATGATAAGAGGCTCCAAAGCACTTTAAAAAGAATTGGGGTGAACACCATTCCAGCTATTGAAGAAGTCAATATTTTCAAGGATGATGTGGTTATCCAGTTTCTAAATCCCAAAGGTTAATGCAGTGGTCTTATAATTGCTTTTTGATAGTCATTCACTCACCTTCGTTGACTTCCCCCCACCCTAGTCAATACTTTAATGCTTTATTATTTGACTACTAATGATTTGTCATTTATGGTTTCTGCACTACAGTTCAAGCTTCCATTGCTGCCAATACATGGGTTGTTAGCGGTTCTCCTCAAACAAAAAGTACTTTACATCTCTTTCTCGGTCCTCTGTTGTTATCTTTAATTAAAAgctaataatttaattatttgtcTCTCTAATTATTTCGAGGTGCGATTCGATGTGGATCACACAGATAGATTGCTATCCTAGGAAAATTTGTACTACTTGTGGGTTCTTGATTAGTCTAAGGGCAACTTGCCAACAATTTTGTCATGTTAATCTTTTAGTTTGTGGATTATTGAGATCTGTTTCATAGAGAATTAATCATTGAATTTAACCCCTCTTAGGGGACGCTTCTATGGTTTGTGCGTGGGACATCTATGTTGGAATATGAGATTCAGACCTTGAAGAAGTGGGAATGGATTTGGGATCGGTGCCATGGGCCTCTAAATGGACTTCAAAAAAATCATTTGAATTTACTCTAGTGTTGCTACTTTGGATTTTTCACTCATAACAACAGCATTTTATCTTTTACTAGTTTTAGATTGCCTGAAACTAATACTTGGATTTGTTGTATTACAGGGTTGCAAGACATTCTTCCTGGGATCATCAACCAGCTGGGTATGTTCTTGCATGTCTTGTTATATTATGTGAACCATCTATATTTCTTGCATTTTCAATTCACCATTCCATGCTAAATGATAGGCATTGGGAAGTCCTGATTATGGTTGAAATTATTACGATTTCCTTATATgagtaattttttttcttagtttCCAAAGTGTCATTTGTGTCCCCTTTAAAAAGTGCTCTTATAGCTTATTAATTGAAgagtactttatatatatatatatatatatatatatatatattatgtctATGGTGTATGGGACATTTTGAAAAGagtattttttttgttatatcATTTCCACTTTTAGCTTATTTTGAGTGAGAAGTAGAAGTTGGAGAAGATTTATgcttttatattttgatttgattgttttgttttgtttggtttggtttttaagTTACATTTCCTACTATAAGTTACaattgaataaatatgaaattggTACCATTCTCCTGAAGTGGCTTGTGTGTATAAATTGCTATATCCTATTGcttgatttaatttattttcaatgCTATTGTGGTTTTCTTAGCATACTTTTTTGATGATATCATATGCAACATGTTAATAAACAAATGTTAAAATGTCAATATAATGCATTATCaatgaaaaaaatacatatttactTTTAGTTGTCAAGAACAcgaattttttaaaaagttgtCTTTTGCGTAAAGTAAGTCTTCTTGATAATTTGTATTCAAATGCTGCTAGGATAACGACAACACTTAATAAATCAAGTATTTAATTAGAAACTCTTAATActaaatgcttaaaaaattaatGCCAAACATACTAAGTGTCATGGgctgaatatttcacacctttgtgaaaggactgTGTAGCGCTAggtaaagcactcttgtttaactagtcagtcTAGTGTTTACTTCAATTTaccaacaaaacactttcattgtcattcaagcaaATATAAGGGGAAGCAATAAACAACTTATGAAAGCAATGACacttaagcagtaaacattgaagtaacgtaattcattatcaacacctcGGTTAACAATGCGTGCCTAGCGAGGGatgcaagtaggctaaacacattgacaatagctagtgagttttagaAGTTGATGGACACTCACCTTCCCCTAAAGaactttctatgctattctcacttTGACACTAGAAAACATTAATATGATTGAGGAGTCATACTCTCCTTTTTAGCCTAGGGAAAAACTATCTCTGGAAAATAACCCTGCACTAGTATTTACATCATGAAAACTCATTCCAAACGCATGAGATAAGCattcacaggcaagcataataccCTAGACAAGCTTGACTCACAATGCTTCTCTACTTATGCGGTCaatgtcctcgtagactttgacacTAGGTACACTTTAACTTTTTCCACAAACGGTTGCATATCTTCTGTAGAAACCCAATTGATTTCTTCGTCATCAAGGcttttccacttcactaagaactcttgCCGCTTCTTtcttgaggatgtgaactctctgtCCGCAAGGATGTATTCAACTTCTTGTCTATCAAGTTGCACTGCCTTAAATTATGCTCTTGTCAACTCACTTCTGCTTGGATCTTCGGTATCGACATTGAATGGGTTGAGGTAGCTGACGTGAAACATAGGATGCACTCTCCCCAAGTTGGATGATCAATTCTGTAAAAGCCAAAAGACCTTCCTGATTTTGGCCAAGATGGGAACTGGTTATTCACATTTATTAGGTAGTCTCCTATCTCAACCCCGTAGTGTTCATGATTGAGCTTAACAAGTACCAAGTCACCTACATTGAAGTGCTGTGGtgttctcccctgatctgcccacttcttcattcgCTTGGAAGCTTTCTCTAGGTAAGCTCGAGCAATCTCTGCATTccgtctccattctttggtgaagatgtatgctctAGGACTCTTTCCTTTGTAGGGCTCATCCATTGTGTGAGGTAATAGCGGCTGTTGGCCTGTaacaaagctcaaaaggactcttgttggttgttgagctcttttggaCATTGAAACAAAACTAAGCTacatcaagtagttgcatccAATTATTCTGGTTGACGTTGATGAAATGatgcaagtactcttctagtagcttGTTGAACCTCTCCATTTGTCCATCTGTTTGTGGATGATAGCTTGAAGAGATGCTAAGTTGTGAACtgaggattctgaaaagttctaTCGAGAAGTTTCCAGTGAATCTTGAATCTCGGTCACTGACAATATCTTGGGGAACATACTTCACAATATTCTTAAAGAATAGTTATGTTGTCTCCTTTACTAAACATTacttcggtatgggtttaaatgTATTGTACTTCGAAAATCTGTCTATAACCACAAATATAAACTTTGCATCTCCCACTCCGAGCatgttggtgatgaagtccaatgaAATACTTTTCCATGGTTTAAATGGTATTGGTAGGAGCTCCAAGAGTCCTACAATCTTCTTATGCTCCACTTTGTCTTGTTGGCAGGTAAGATaagttcgggtataatcaaccacatcattaCGCATGTGCAACCAATAATACCTCTGGTTCAGTAATGCCAAAGTGCACTGACATTCTGGATGTTTGATCCACATGGTATTATGTCACTCTCTCAACAGTGTCTTCCTTAGATCTCCAGCTTGTGGTACAAAGAGCCGACTACCATGGGTCATCAACAATCTATCTTCTATCTAAAACTGGCGTGCTTTTCCCTCGTCTATCAGCTTCATAAGGTTCTGCGTAACTAGATAATTCTCCTTGATGCGCTCTCGCATCGTTGTGATAATGGTACTCACTGTCAAGTGCGTTAAGCTTggccttcctactcagtgcatcaacaATATGGTTTAGGCGCCCTaccttgtgctcaaatgagaaatcaaattttgCCAAGAATTATTGCCACCAGCCTTGCTTCGGTGTCAACTTAAATTGTGTGAAAAAGTGGCTAACATTCGAGTTATCCGTTTTCACCGCAAACTttgacccaagtaagtaatgtCGTCACGTGCGGAGACAATGTATTGCTactagcatctccttctcctgAGCTGTGTACTTCCAGtccgcttcactaagcttatggTTCTCGTATGCAATACGATGTCCCTTCCGTAATAAGACTCTTCCAAGGGTAGAGTCCAATGCATTTGTTtgtacctcgaagggtttcatgatgtTCGAAAGAGCAAATACTGGATCTTTCATCATgacatccttcaagtcatcaaaggctccttGACTTTTTTTTCTGTCTAGTTCCACCCTTGACCCTTCTTCAGTAGTTCTGTCAAAGGAGTAGTTCTCCTCGAGTACCCCCCTCTATGAACTTCCTATAATAGTTGGCAAAAACAAGAAAGGAACGCAGCTCCTTCACTGTCGTTGGGATCTTCTATTTTTGAATAGCTCTCACCACCTCCATATTCATCCTGATATGAGCTTGTTCAATCACATGagcaaggaatttgatgctccactgagcgaaagagcacttctatTTCTACCTATCCAACACAACTTGGATGGTCATAGGCACAAACTCTTAGCCTACTTCTTCCACTACCAACACCGTGGCGAGATACGTCTGTTCACCCCTTCTCAATCCTTTATTGAATTGCATGGCTGAAAGTAACTTTTCAAcgtctcctttcattgcaacAATTTGCACCATGCAAAAAggggtgatctcccatcaaacaTAAGGAACTAGCAAAAGGCATCGGCACTGCCTTAGTCTCTCTCAGAAATTCCATTACTTTTGTTCACATGGTTAACCTACCAAAGCGTGCAGTGTTCACCTTGCCTACCCTTTGGCGCTTGGCGTGACACCTTGCCTAACCCTTCTGGGCACTTGGCATGACACCCTACATACCCTCTTGGGCGCTTGACATAAACCATTACCCTTTCTCCTAGTGTTAACTTACCAAAGTGTGCAACATTCACCCTACCTACCTTTTGGTGCTTGGCATAAACCATTATCCTTTCTCTATAGTGTGTTGAAAGTCATCCGACAACTCCACCATCGAACTTTGTTGATCGCTTTGGGATCCCTCTAATTACTCAACACGTTCCCTCTATTGGGCCCTTATTGTGGCCTCTTTGTTGGTTGACGACTCAACCTATGCTTTCAGCACATTAATTTTTTGGGCATTGGTCGACGTGGTCAATTACCAACGCTTTaccaatcccacaacgaaggcaaATGAATTCACTTAGCAACTAACCGAGCTCTGATACCAGGTGTTTTGGGTCAAATATTTCACACCTCTGTGAGAGGAATGTGTGGCGCTAGTTAAAGCACTtttgtttaactagtcagcctagcgtttaccacaattcaccaaTAAAACACTTATGTTGTCATTCAAGCAAATATAAGCACAAGcataagcaacttatgaaagtAATGACACTTCAACAGTAAACATTTAAGTATcgtaattcattatcaacacctcTGTTAACAATGTGTGTCTAGAGAGGGAAGCAAGTAGGCTAAAAACGTTGACAATAGcttgtgagttttacaagttgatgaacactcaccctcccctaaagagctttttaTGCTGCTATTCTGactttggcactaggaaacatcaatatgaccgaggagtcatacacCCATTTTTAGCCTAGGGAAaaactatctttgaaaaataaccctacattagtatttacatgatggaaactcatcctaaaCGCACGCgacaagcggtcataggcaagcataatgccctgaacaagttcGGCTCGTGAAAGCTAGGGgcttctttaagttcattttttgcaTCTGCCATGATGTagatattttcttatttttcttttaactGCAGCTAAAATTTCAGCATATTCTGTAAACATGCAATGGCTTGTTTTTGTTTTGTAGGATAATATTTGGATGTCTAAGCAATtgacttcatttttttttaaaaaaattgatcttATTAAGAAAATCAGGATACATATTTGGATAAAGTAAATTGATCCTTTTAATCGGTTAATTCGTACTAACTGCATATCGGCAGACCATTTTTTGAGGAAAACCAAAAGCAATTGAAGTCCTAATTTGTTAGTCTTGTTTAAATGCCTCATAATTTCAGGTCAAGTTGACAAATGCATGATGCTTAAACTTTAACTCACTTTTTGAAATTGAGATTAACATTGTAAATCTTTGATGTGTTGTACTTGGGTTTTGATATTGTTAAATGAGTGTTGATCCTTGATCTGATTGTCAAAAATATTCTCTAAAAACTGCAAGAGAGCTCTAGTGAAAGTAAAATAATTTGGTAGTGGGTtgaatttttagatttcttagctaaAGTAGTGCCTAGAGCCAATAAACTAGAAACCAACCAACTAATTCAACTGTATTGCCTGAAGTGCTAAAAAcagtatataaaataatgtattCATTATTCTTAGAATTTAAAAAAGGGTAAATCATGTTGACCTCCTGAATTGTCATAATGCATAGGAGAGGTCAATATAATTTGCTTCTGAAATTTTACAAAGCTCCTCTTTGCGTTATTTGTCTGTAAAAAGTTCTAGTCATCACTGTTGTCTCCCAGGGGTATCCCAATTGTTAGAGATTAGGACTTATAGAGGTCTCAGTTTCAAACCTTTGGAAATTTTGGGGATGGGTATGGGATCATTGGGATGGATG
This region of Malania oleifera isolate guangnan ecotype guangnan chromosome 10, ASM2987363v1, whole genome shotgun sequence genomic DNA includes:
- the LOC131165660 gene encoding nascent polypeptide-associated complex subunit beta-like; this encodes MNKERLMKMAGAVRTGGKGTMRRKKKAVHKTTTTDDKRLQSTLKRIGVNTIPAIEEVNIFKDDVVIQFLNPKVQASIAANTWVVSGSPQTKRLQDILPGIINQLGPDNLDNLRKIAEQFQKQTPSAGAAVPEEDDDEDVPDLVAGETFEAAAEEARTS